DNA from Toxoplasma gondii ME49 chromosome X, whole genome shotgun sequence:
TTCGATCCCTCTTTCTAGATGAGCATCATTTCAATGATGTTCTTGAGCTCTGCAATCTGCGGGTTCAGCGCGGAACCTTCTTTGTTGGTGATGGAGCACGAAATGACAGGGCGAGAAACTCCACAAGCGCGCCCAAGAGCAACCTTGCTCCTGACGAAAACATACGGGACGTTCTGCAAAAACACACACGGAGTGCACCCACTTCTTTTGGTGTTACGTAGAGAGAAATCGGAAGTGTAACACCAGGGAACACGAGCACTACCGCATCAGTTGCGTCCAAGTTTCCCGCTCTTCATACAAAGTGCATCGACCCGGATTTCTGTCTTCACAGAGCTAAACATGTTGAAATGTGGAGACGCGGGACGCAGAGAGCTCTTTGTGATACCATTACACAAATCTGTCTACGGATACGCGTGGCTCTACGGATACCGCGCGGCTAGTCCACGTCTGAATTTACTGGCATGTGGGCTCGTTACCTGCAGAAGCCCGACGTCCGCTGCACACTCAAGCATTCAGTTGTCTAAGTATAAATTTCTTACACTTTAAGTAAGTTCTTCGCGGAGCAATAAAAGCACCTTACGGAGACGCCTAGGACACATTTTGCGTACCTTGTCTTCACAGAGCAGCGGAAGGTGCAGCAGAATTTCCAGGGGCTCTGCGTCCGCCGCCAGAATGACGATCTCAGCAGTTCCTCTGTTCAGAGTCTTTGTTGCTGAAAAGAAACACGAACACGCGTTGAAAAAAACAAGCTAAAAGGATAGACCATTCCGGTGGTCAGATCCTCCACATCAAAGTCGGGGACGAGGAAGCACGTAGATAGCATATGTGTGCAAACACATGAAGTCTCGAAACGAAAGCGAAACCTTTTCTAGCCGCAGAGAGGCTGGTAACCCCAGCCAACCTTCTAGAAGTGCGTGCGACCGAACAGACATACACGGGGTGCAAGCGTGCCTGCGGTCTGGAGAGTCTTTCGACGACAAGATATTTAAGGCTGCCAGCGTAGAGACGGACCGAGTGAAGACCCCCAGAGTGTCTCTGCGTGGTCCATGCCAGGCCAGCGACGCCCCACGGGAACGTCAGATCGTCCTCTGTCAATTTCTACTAGAATGAACAAACGGAAAAAGAGTGGGAATAGGACACTTTCGCCTACCACCTCCAGATGTCTCGTGACGAGTTTGTGACGCGAGTCACAGCCACACAGCTTCGTTGCAGACATGACGCATTTGAGATGATGCAACGGGGTGAACAAAgaacgagacacacacaatACTGAAGGACACCGCAAGAGGGTCACGAGAAGACGGCACGACGGACGCTGTGGGTACGACATTCTCTGCATCTCCGACCGTCTGCGCGAGCTCggtcgagaagagaggcaaaacAACCGGGCACTTCATCTCGGAAAGCAGGCCCGAAAACACTCCCTTTACTGTTCAAAAATGCACCCGTTAACATGCCTCCTTTTGAGCACCGGGGGACATCCACAGAGAAACTGCAAGTCGATGAAACGTAACACGAAACCCTCACGTGGACgctccccgtcttcttccccaacACCTTTGAAGCAGCAGCGAAGCGCGTCCTCACCTTCATTGGCTCCTTTTCTCAGCTGCTTGTAGCTGCAGGCCTGCTGCACGATATCCAAAATTTGGTTTGTCACCTCAAGCGAAGCGAGCGGGTACGCTTTCGAGCTCACGTCTCCGTCGTTCTCGCCCGACATCTTGAAAAGCGCGATACAGATTTGCGAATGTTTCTCCCTGAAAAAATCGAATCTGCCTGAACAACCCAGTGACTTGGAAATCCACCTGCACGCAAGCAAGAACCAAATCCCAACAGAGAGGGTCAGCGGAGAACCCGTTGACAATCGACACATGCGAAGAAACGCCAGAGCTCCCTCGCCGCCAGAGCAGTCGGCAGTGGGTAGGAACGTCGCGAAGAAAGCAACTGTTGGAAACCCTGCTCTCAGGACACCGTGTTACTGGGTTCTGGAAACAAACAACGGTTGTCCCCGCAGCAAAAAAAAAGACTAGGCCGCGTCCTGCGGAAACTCACTGGTCCGTAACGAGCTGTGGGGATGTACGTACAGGACGCCGGACggccgcgaagaaaaagcgatGCTACAAAGCGGAGTCTTTGCTGTTAGCAGCGGCTCAAAGCGCAAGTCACGGTAGTCGGCGCTATCATCGCAGCTGAAAATTTTCTTTTGACACAGAAAGACGGTTTGACGGAGCGCGCAGCGCGTCAAAACCTCTcgacgcgaaagagagcTGCCATTAAATCcgtcactgcatgcgcggggaTCGGCAGCGCGGAATAAAAGACAATGAAAAATACTGTACGGAGGCTAATTAGAACCCATGCAGATTTGCCTTTTTCGTGGAAGCGTCTTTGGCAGTGACTCCTCTCTTCAACAAAAACCACTCACAGCGTGTCATTCAAGAAGAGCCGAAACCATCTACGCCCCAGTTGCATACAAATTCCTcctatacatatgtatgcatacagagagaagagaaaaagagcgagaggaagataCGTAGATATGGATTTATCTGTAAGTCTTGGTTCTAAGCTGCGTGTCAAACAATGCTTGCTTGGTAGAAGAGGGCCGCAGATCGCGCTTCACGTGTGGTGAGTTCATTGGCAAGCCGTTGACGCATGAACGAGGTCGAAACGGAAAAAACTGGACCGTGATAAGCGGCTGTTCCAAATGCCGATCCGTATGGGAACTCCAAGTGGGACGATTATTTTGATTATCACAGCCAAGCGTAGCGAAGTCGGCGTACGTGCCAACTCTATGTGCCGAAGTGGCCTCCATAGGTTTTTGGAGGGTAGGCAGCCGCCAGCCAGAAGGTACGAGGACACGAGGACCCATACGGCTGCCCAGCTGAAGGCCTCAACTTGTAAATATATAAGTAGAAAGAAGAGAGTTTGTATCCAAtcatgtgtacatatatatatatgttatgAACAGTTTCTACAAGGCGCACACGGCCATGTCTCAgtcctctcctgttctcgAGAGTCGCGGTAGTTGAACGATGTAACCGCCGCAGCTACGGTGCCTACTCGTATTTCGTACTGTTAGGCTTCGATTGGATCCACTTTGGAAGTGAGAAACGTGACGTTGCAGACCTGGGTTACAATTCAGTCTCTGTTGCTCATAAAGGCTTGGGAGTAAATGCTGCCGTACACCACTGGTCAAACAACATTTCTCATACAGAGTTAAAATGAACCTTCAACCAGCGAAGCCGCGCCTTTCTCATGTGGCATTTTTGAATCAGGGCTCAGGCACCCT
Protein-coding regions in this window:
- a CDS encoding Prp31-15.5k-U4 Snrna Complex family protein (encoded by transcript TGME49_236580~Signal peptide predicted by SignalP 2.0 HMM (probability 0.955) with cleavage site probability 0.648 at residue 30) produces the protein MCRLSTGSPLTLSVGIWFLLACRWISKSLGCSGRFDFFREKHSQICIALFKMSGENDGDVSSKAYPLASLEVTNQILDIVQQACSYKQLRKGANEATKTLNRGTAEIVILAADAEPLEILLHLPLLCEDKNVPYVFVRSKVALGRACGVSRPVISCSITNKEGSALNPQIAELKNIIEMMLI